The following are encoded together in the Fundulus heteroclitus isolate FHET01 chromosome 19, MU-UCD_Fhet_4.1, whole genome shotgun sequence genome:
- the LOC118567081 gene encoding uncharacterized protein LOC118567081 codes for MERVQQRAHKRKLYDAAESLISLGKSFKPNKDLEISGVEPLPDTDETLTAEPNTVACQTDISMSLIDDMQSELNRLTQENMELRIKVEESTVCQRTFENDDGKVKFYTGLPSFTVLMLLFNYISDELICGPSSCLNKFQQMVLALMRLRLNLSVQDIAYRFNVSCPTVSRTFSHVINVMYHNIGFLVKWPSREALFESTPMEFRKQYGVRVSAIIDCFEVFTDRPTGLMAQAQTWSNYKHHNTVKFLIAICPMGSVSFISEAWGGRTSDKAIAEKSGFLSHILPGDIILADRGFDIKDSVGLLQAEVKIPAFMKGKKQLSMCEVIETRKIAHLRIHVERVIGGIRQRYNMVGGPVPLDYVQVRDQNNLTLLDKIAKVACSLFNLSDGIVSFD; via the coding sequence ATGGAGCGTGTGCAGCAGAGGGCTCATAAAAGGAAGctatatgatgctgctgagagcctTATCTCTCTCGGCAAGTCATTCAAGCCTAACAAGGACTTAGAAATATCAGGTGTGGAGCCACTACCCGATACAGATGAGACTCTGACGGCAGAACCGAACACTGTGGCCTGCCAAACGGATATATCCATGTCGCTCATCGATGACATGCAGTCAGAACTGAATAGACTGACACAGGAAAATATGGAATTGCGGATTAAGGTTGAGGAATCTACTGTTTGTCAGAGGACTTTTGAAAATGATGATGGCAAAGTTAAGTTTTACACTGGCTTGCCATCATTTACTGTTCTGATGTTATTGTTCAATTATATTTCAGATGAGTTAATCTGTGGACCCAGTAGCTGTCTCAACAAATTCCAGCAAATGGTTCTTGCTCTAATGAGGCTTCGTCTAAACTTATCTGTTCAGGATATTGCTTACCGTTTTAATGTGTCCTGCCCTACTGTATCTCGCACCTTCAGTCATGTCATAAATGTCATGTACCACAATATTGGATTTCTTGTGAAATGGCCGTCCAGGGAGGCATTGTTTGAAAGCACTCCAATGGAGTTTCGGAAACAGTATGGTGTGCGTGTGAGTGCAATTATAGATTGTTTTGAAGTATTTACTGATAGACCAACAGGTTTAATGGCTCAAGCACAGACTTGGTCAAACTACAAGCATCATAACACTGTGAAATTTTTAATTGCCATATGTCCAATGGGTTCAGTCAGTTTTATTTCGGAAGCATGGGGTGGGCGTACCAGTGACAAAGCCATTGCAGAAAAATCTGGGTTCTTAAGTCACATTTTACCAGGAGACATCATCCTGGCTGACCGTGGCTTTGACATAAAAGATTCGGTCGGCTTATTACAGGCCGAAGTAAAGATTCCTGCCTTCatgaaaggaaagaaacaactgtCTATGTGTGAGGTCATAGAAACTCGGAAAATAGCTCATTTACGCATACATGTAGAGCGGGTAATAGGGGGCATTAGGCAGCGATACAATATGGTGGGTGGGCCTGTACCTCTAGACTATGTGCAAGTTAGAGATCAGAATAACTTGACATTATTAGACAAAATTGCAAAAGTAGCATGTTCTTTATTCAATCTTTCGGATGGAATTGTGTCATTCGATTAG